One Mesomycoplasma molare genomic window carries:
- a CDS encoding MGA_1079 family surface serine endopeptidase: MNKKKKIIITTSALLLLLVSGTAAGITASVLSSNNSNDKIDELKKSKMIYNELLNSKTIFWTEKLKETILNLQESSKAENNLKYFELEFVNKFRTMLVNLTSWNENYKKLNETKINSEFKSILDDALTYSFQNLLNEFDKEIKELNVENLNLDIVINKDFIKIEEQEKEIKKYLETVKNNEDYFNRIIDAKNTNLFTETFFQSVLNNAKNDLVKNKDFQNSAELFENIASIIKRNNEIIKSYDSKYQDDAKYQELKNEYLKYIENDKLNSSIISPELKENLEKTYNDIKAYITSKSENDPELKALKLSTKEKVANFNFLTDLHKQKYNEDIDASIIALEISEIEKLASQYNQITELLIEEISISENTKQTEKYLNASNKTEFDNLLSELLNFISNNHLKLDNNFLSNLNKKDEINEKILELRNLRQELNGDLSSAEMDEFRAMVESNLRVELNPNLAKYGLNETLFSASINEENKDILLSNNKITDVSLKIKELHLNTENFNELSVVYKAQSNIDKSKVVDVVKTLSFNNNVQEIINSINFNNLDEAFDFSYDELETMYKSDIENNFEKQEQLFKNKKRVINNFFTYRLIENSFSYDENKKITFKMGIFHEKDKIKELNLSTENVINFKSELLKKVTITPKDIWLNSKFYADPDTYYDFTNNEDFREYSNNLIQRVLFNHWFKKDVFEPIQKTFDDLKGKTLKTALDKLSGSSKSGEMTKEEIDRVFSKIFADNVLFNIEKEDGVTVENINFSDVDRYSISAEHYSIFKFRISKGNETAELKYYLNTSKTSASEQDLKDEQEILKFITEKETINKKEVSSAKKIFSNLKFKEKGRTHSLYNAKDAIKAFDESYILPKIGKYQIFVKEVKEVVHNSGATNGGQAKIFFWYKKNGVEVPLPRVNSNKFIEEHTKTINYFKPLSYRDIKPRNSSNQWFTQEDFNTSNIDENDKSIINKINSTNFDHRKVDGVIAKGNNLKFRVLDPKDIIDQNAPEMLNFLLQLKVTNQTGDSNNSGFTSIESSGVNKNPDDADVSQNQNKNSSGFFSSDVSISSPSDPSNDADTNRIVQNYFMYFYDVRNNAPGTITFKLGFINKQDTTKRYSNNKDITLVNLTNDYKENLYPEIILNSIKYSDLDIKNTEISTISANEFKSKVENNSSDLKRFVNFRNSVFTYNNFSINSENISILEVKNIENNSAYIRLKYTNPKNNNAILKGNNWYKITGFANSINQNENLTFERSQLQTIYKSSSEIKRTRELEPYYKDLMWQFDEKTEIASWTLDKKYIEKTFLTNSSRERKIRLHLYANTLVQNDFRLKNIIDEDRGYNFEFDFEQLISGQALKLRQESRQINKFSTRGDHPRFFFNISAKYDVEKGIIFSVEIEDKQYKLFIGNPYKEVITLAETRDESKFDTFDKNKAFLINNAGASIKIEYTNNIEHEDFMQQTNLFSYKNLDYNQENQPITFFTSEEVILDKGYNPNQNVPFELHNGYKQDNEFMHKSWKNIPLVNDVKSRAIAYGFGSATMFGKVSNDPSDGKFYIITNNHVQHVSKFTEFDNNLPISVGGKYIVRSGDNFDNNVEPGFSYWSGSNRFDGANVGVVWSGVQQLNKKGEENKTGNFVDVTVFIVDANVLIAKAKEQGKMDMVQFFENWFTIGNSKLDHTGVKESIILGPNIKNFALNGFPYGKQSGYIINRASTSTGNVGLFRQQGYAPSFFNAGNSGTGLIGDGGSYISTINSGAPLTFLQSWNYDTINNNYFGINQDNEDPLLLENTKSLFAQMLKLNIQKPLEYSIPWFIKKITK, translated from the coding sequence ATGAATAAGAAGAAAAAAATAATAATAACTACATCTGCCTTATTATTGCTTTTAGTTAGTGGTACAGCTGCCGGTATAACAGCATCAGTTTTATCTTCAAATAATTCAAATGATAAAATTGATGAACTCAAAAAAAGTAAAATGATCTATAATGAATTACTAAATTCTAAAACAATATTTTGAACAGAAAAATTAAAAGAAACAATTTTAAATTTACAAGAATCATCAAAAGCTGAAAATAATCTTAAATATTTCGAATTGGAATTTGTTAATAAATTTAGGACAATGTTAGTTAATTTAACTTCTTGAAATGAAAATTACAAAAAGTTAAATGAAACAAAGATTAATTCTGAATTTAAATCTATTTTAGACGATGCATTAACATATAGTTTTCAAAATTTATTAAACGAATTTGATAAAGAAATAAAAGAATTAAATGTTGAAAATTTAAATTTAGACATTGTAATAAATAAAGATTTTATAAAAATCGAAGAACAAGAAAAAGAGATTAAAAAATATTTAGAAACAGTTAAAAATAATGAAGATTATTTCAATAGAATAATTGATGCAAAAAACACTAATTTATTTACTGAAACTTTCTTTCAAAGCGTTTTAAACAATGCCAAAAATGATTTAGTTAAAAACAAGGATTTCCAAAATTCTGCAGAATTATTTGAAAATATCGCTTCTATTATAAAGAGAAATAATGAAATTATAAAATCTTATGATTCAAAATATCAAGATGATGCCAAATATCAAGAATTAAAAAATGAATATTTAAAATATATAGAAAATGATAAATTAAATTCTTCAATAATTAGCCCAGAATTAAAAGAAAATCTAGAAAAAACTTACAATGACATTAAAGCTTATATAACATCGAAATCTGAAAATGATCCAGAGTTAAAAGCACTCAAGTTAAGCACTAAAGAAAAAGTTGCTAATTTTAATTTTTTAACAGATTTACACAAACAAAAATACAATGAAGATATTGATGCATCGATAATAGCTTTAGAAATTTCTGAAATCGAGAAATTAGCTTCACAATACAATCAAATAACAGAGTTATTAATAGAAGAAATTAGCATTTCTGAAAATACAAAACAAACAGAAAAATATTTAAATGCTTCTAATAAAACAGAATTTGATAATTTATTATCAGAATTATTAAATTTCATAAGCAATAATCATCTAAAATTAGATAATAATTTTTTATCTAACTTAAATAAAAAAGACGAAATTAACGAAAAGATTTTAGAATTAAGAAATTTAAGACAAGAATTAAATGGTGATTTAAGCAGTGCTGAAATGGATGAATTTAGAGCGATGGTGGAATCTAATTTAAGAGTAGAATTAAATCCTAATTTAGCCAAATACGGCTTAAATGAAACTTTATTTAGTGCTTCAATTAACGAAGAAAATAAAGATATATTACTTTCTAATAATAAAATTACAGATGTTTCATTAAAAATTAAAGAACTGCATTTAAATACAGAAAACTTTAATGAATTAAGTGTTGTTTATAAAGCGCAAAGTAATATTGATAAATCTAAAGTTGTAGATGTTGTAAAAACATTATCATTTAATAATAATGTTCAAGAAATTATTAATTCTATAAATTTCAACAACTTAGATGAAGCGTTTGATTTTTCTTATGATGAACTAGAAACTATGTATAAGTCTGATATTGAGAACAATTTCGAAAAACAAGAACAATTATTCAAAAATAAAAAAAGAGTTATAAATAATTTCTTTACATACCGTTTAATAGAAAATAGTTTTTCTTACGATGAAAATAAAAAAATAACTTTTAAAATGGGTATTTTTCATGAAAAAGATAAAATTAAAGAACTTAACCTTTCAACAGAAAATGTAATAAATTTTAAATCTGAATTATTAAAAAAAGTTACTATAACTCCAAAGGATATTTGATTAAATTCAAAATTTTATGCAGATCCAGATACTTATTATGATTTTACAAACAACGAGGATTTCCGAGAATATAGTAATAACCTAATTCAAAGAGTACTTTTTAATCATTGATTTAAAAAAGACGTTTTTGAACCAATTCAAAAAACTTTTGATGACTTAAAAGGAAAGACATTAAAAACAGCTTTAGATAAACTTTCTGGATCTTCAAAATCCGGAGAAATGACAAAAGAAGAAATAGATAGAGTATTTAGCAAAATATTTGCAGATAATGTTCTTTTTAATATTGAAAAAGAAGACGGTGTCACAGTAGAAAACATTAATTTTAGTGATGTAGATAGATATAGTATTTCAGCAGAACACTATTCTATATTTAAATTTAGAATTTCTAAAGGAAATGAAACAGCAGAACTTAAATATTATTTAAACACTTCAAAAACTTCTGCAAGCGAACAAGACTTAAAAGATGAACAAGAAATATTAAAATTTATAACCGAAAAAGAAACGATAAATAAAAAAGAAGTGTCCTCTGCTAAAAAGATTTTTAGTAATTTAAAATTTAAAGAAAAAGGTAGAACACATAGTTTATATAATGCGAAAGATGCAATAAAAGCCTTTGATGAATCATATATTCTACCTAAAATAGGAAAATATCAAATTTTTGTCAAAGAAGTAAAAGAAGTTGTTCACAATAGCGGAGCAACAAATGGCGGACAAGCAAAAATTTTCTTCTGATATAAAAAAAATGGTGTTGAAGTACCATTACCTAGAGTTAACTCTAATAAATTTATAGAAGAACATACAAAAACAATTAACTATTTTAAACCATTAAGTTATAGAGATATTAAGCCAAGAAATTCATCTAATCAATGATTTACACAAGAAGACTTTAATACTTCTAACATTGACGAAAATGATAAATCAATTATAAATAAAATTAACAGTACAAACTTTGATCATAGAAAAGTAGACGGGGTAATTGCTAAAGGAAATAATTTAAAATTTAGAGTATTAGATCCAAAAGATATTATCGATCAAAATGCTCCAGAAATGTTGAATTTTCTTTTACAACTAAAAGTTACAAATCAAACTGGTGATTCAAATAATTCTGGATTTACAAGCATTGAAAGTAGTGGAGTAAATAAAAATCCAGACGACGCAGACGTTAGTCAAAATCAAAACAAAAATTCTTCCGGATTCTTTAGTTCAGATGTAAGTATATCAAGCCCTTCGGATCCATCAAACGACGCAGACACTAATAGAATTGTACAAAATTACTTTATGTATTTCTATGATGTTAGAAATAATGCTCCAGGTACTATAACTTTTAAATTAGGCTTTATAAATAAACAAGATACTACTAAAAGATATAGTAATAATAAAGATATTACTTTAGTAAATTTAACTAATGATTATAAAGAAAATTTATATCCCGAAATTATTTTAAATTCAATTAAATATAGTGATCTAGACATTAAAAATACTGAAATTAGTACTATTAGTGCAAATGAATTTAAATCTAAAGTAGAAAACAATTCGAGTGATTTAAAAAGATTTGTAAACTTTAGAAATTCAGTATTTACATATAACAATTTTTCAATTAATTCAGAAAATATATCTATACTAGAAGTTAAAAATATAGAAAATAATTCTGCATATATTAGGTTAAAATATACTAATCCAAAAAATAACAATGCAATTTTAAAAGGGAATAATTGATATAAAATAACAGGTTTTGCTAATTCTATAAATCAAAATGAAAACTTAACATTTGAAAGAAGTCAATTACAAACAATATACAAATCAAGTTCTGAAATAAAAAGAACAAGAGAATTAGAACCTTATTACAAAGATTTAATGTGACAATTCGATGAAAAAACTGAAATTGCAAGTTGAACATTAGATAAAAAATATATAGAAAAAACATTTTTAACTAATTCTAGTCGTGAAAGAAAAATTAGATTACATCTTTATGCTAATACATTAGTGCAAAACGATTTTAGATTAAAAAATATAATTGACGAAGATAGAGGATATAATTTTGAGTTTGATTTTGAACAATTAATAAGCGGTCAAGCTTTAAAATTAAGACAAGAAAGTAGACAAATAAATAAATTTAGCACACGCGGAGACCATCCAAGGTTTTTCTTTAATATATCTGCAAAATATGATGTTGAAAAAGGGATTATTTTTTCAGTAGAAATAGAAGATAAACAATATAAATTATTCATAGGAAATCCTTATAAAGAAGTAATTACTTTAGCGGAAACTAGAGATGAATCAAAATTCGATACTTTCGATAAAAATAAAGCATTTTTAATAAATAATGCAGGAGCTTCTATCAAAATAGAATATACAAACAACATAGAGCATGAAGATTTTATGCAACAAACTAATTTATTTAGTTACAAAAACTTAGATTATAATCAAGAAAATCAACCTATTACATTCTTTACTTCTGAAGAGGTTATTTTAGACAAAGGTTATAATCCAAATCAAAATGTTCCTTTTGAATTACACAATGGATATAAACAAGATAATGAATTTATGCATAAATCATGAAAAAATATTCCTTTAGTTAATGATGTAAAATCTAGAGCAATAGCTTATGGTTTTGGATCAGCTACTATGTTTGGAAAAGTAAGCAATGATCCATCTGATGGTAAATTTTATATAATTACAAATAATCATGTTCAACATGTTTCTAAATTTACTGAATTTGATAATAACTTACCAATTTCAGTTGGTGGAAAATACATAGTTAGATCAGGTGATAATTTTGATAATAATGTTGAACCTGGATTTTCTTATTGATCCGGTTCAAATAGATTTGATGGTGCAAATGTTGGAGTAGTTTGATCAGGAGTTCAACAATTAAATAAAAAAGGTGAAGAAAATAAAACGGGTAATTTTGTTGACGTTACTGTATTTATAGTAGATGCTAATGTTTTAATAGCCAAAGCAAAAGAACAAGGTAAAATGGATATGGTTCAATTTTTTGAAAATTGATTTACTATTGGGAATAGCAAATTAGACCATACAGGAGTTAAAGAATCTATTATATTAGGGCCTAATATTAAAAATTTTGCTTTAAATGGTTTCCCATACGGAAAACAATCAGGTTATATAATTAACAGAGCAAGTACTTCAACAGGTAATGTAGGACTATTTAGACAACAAGGGTATGCTCCTTCTTTCTTTAATGCAGGAAATTCAGGTACAGGGTTAATTGGTGATGGCGGAAGTTATATATCAACAATAAATTCCGGTGCACCTTTAACTTTCTTACAATCTTGAAACTATGACACAATTAATAATAATTACTTTGGAATAAATCAAGATAATGAAGATCCATTATTATTAGAAAATACTAAATCATTATTTGCTCAAATGTTAAAACTAAATATTCAAAAACCATTAGAATATAGTATTCCATGATTTATTAAAAAAATAACAAAATAA
- a CDS encoding peptide chain release factor N(5)-glutamine methyltransferase, whose product MPDFNSRKEALLREKIRYNMELTITPEEKEKLKTSMPIQQIIGFVQMDNLKFIISDDKVLIPRYETEEVINSALDFLDSNSVVLDMCSGSGFIGLTIFDKKKCFVTMVDNDPNAISKIKLNQKVNNIYSNKIEIIESDLFKNLDVNKKYDLIISNPPYIPKNVLLDESVTLWENENALFAEDEGNYFYKRIIEDGKKFLKKNGIMIFEISPWNLTFFKNLKMNIEVIKDINNKERIVIIKQ is encoded by the coding sequence ATGCCGGACTTTAATTCAAGAAAAGAAGCCCTTTTAAGAGAAAAAATACGCTATAACATGGAATTAACCATAACACCTGAAGAGAAAGAAAAATTAAAAACAAGCATGCCTATTCAACAAATAATAGGTTTTGTACAAATGGATAATTTAAAATTTATTATTTCAGATGATAAGGTTTTGATTCCTAGATATGAAACAGAAGAAGTTATTAATTCTGCTTTAGATTTTTTAGATTCGAATTCTGTTGTGTTAGATATGTGTTCAGGTTCTGGTTTTATTGGACTTACTATTTTTGATAAGAAAAAATGTTTTGTAACAATGGTGGATAACGATCCGAATGCAATTTCGAAAATTAAACTAAATCAAAAAGTAAATAATATATATTCTAATAAAATAGAAATTATTGAATCTGATCTTTTTAAAAACTTAGATGTAAATAAAAAATATGATTTAATTATTTCTAATCCCCCTTATATTCCTAAAAATGTATTATTAGATGAAAGTGTAACTTTATGAGAAAATGAAAATGCTCTTTTTGCAGAAGATGAAGGTAATTATTTTTATAAAAGGATAATAGAAGATGGTAAAAAATTTTTAAAAAAAAATGGTATCATGATTTTTGAAATTTCCCCTTGAAATTTAACTTTTTTCAAAAATTTAAAAATGAATATCGAGGTAATTAAAGATATTAATAATAAAGAAAGAATAGTGATAATAAAACAATAA
- the uvrB gene encoding excinuclease ABC subunit UvrB: MYKLVSKHKPEGDQPQAIKSLVEGINANLQHQVLLGVTGSGKTFTMANVINETKRPALILSHNKTLASQLFAEMKLLFPENKVEYFVSHFDYYRPESYLPTKDQYIEKSSKTNWDLESMRMSATNALISRRDTIVVSSVAAIYGALDPKEYKTTIFYIETGMKIKRNDFFRELVKLGYEKTDIDLEIGKFRSKGDVVEFYPVWTEEITIRVEFFDDEIEKISYLERLNKNLIKKVNNFILYPANSYIVTKNTIEKAVSTIEVELKDRLKFFEENNKLVEKQRLEERVKNDIDSLKEFGFCSGIENYSRHMDQRKEGEKPFTLLDYLPKDTLIFIDESHITVPQLKAMYKGDFQRKSNLVDYGFRLPSALDNRPLKFEEFQEIENQIIYISATPAEYETDLTNGEVIKQIIRPTGLLDPIVEIKPTINQIEEIYKQINIQIKNKERTIIITGKKKTAEMLSTNLREKGFKSAYIHSEHNTFERNEILRKLRKGIFDVIVGVNLLREGIDLPEVSLIMILEADANSFARTKSALIQMIGRVARNDHGRAILFADTITNNIKETLKENEVNRQIQMEYNLKNNIVPKTVIKPITDPIQSLEVKESLEKINQKKTKKEIDKIIKGLIKEKERLIANDDLENAIRIRDLIFELENEK, translated from the coding sequence ATGTACAAATTAGTTTCAAAACATAAACCAGAGGGTGACCAACCCCAAGCTATAAAAAGTCTTGTAGAAGGTATAAATGCTAACTTACAACATCAAGTCTTATTAGGAGTAACGGGGAGTGGTAAAACATTCACTATGGCTAATGTAATAAATGAAACTAAAAGGCCTGCCTTAATACTTTCTCACAATAAAACATTAGCTTCTCAACTATTTGCTGAAATGAAACTTTTATTCCCTGAAAATAAAGTTGAATATTTTGTTTCACACTTTGATTACTATAGACCGGAATCTTATTTACCTACAAAAGATCAATACATTGAAAAAAGTAGCAAAACTAATTGAGATTTAGAATCTATGAGAATGTCAGCTACAAATGCCTTAATTTCTAGAAGAGATACGATTGTTGTTTCATCTGTTGCAGCTATTTACGGAGCATTAGATCCTAAGGAATACAAAACCACGATTTTCTATATAGAAACAGGGATGAAAATTAAAAGAAATGATTTTTTTAGAGAATTAGTAAAACTTGGTTATGAGAAAACAGACATTGATCTTGAAATTGGAAAATTTCGTTCAAAAGGTGATGTTGTAGAATTTTATCCTGTTTGAACAGAAGAAATAACTATAAGAGTAGAATTTTTTGATGATGAAATAGAAAAAATAAGTTATTTAGAAAGATTAAATAAAAATTTAATAAAAAAAGTTAATAATTTTATCCTTTATCCAGCTAATTCATATATAGTAACTAAAAATACAATAGAAAAAGCAGTATCAACTATAGAAGTAGAGTTAAAAGATAGATTAAAATTTTTTGAAGAAAACAATAAATTAGTAGAAAAACAAAGACTAGAAGAAAGAGTGAAAAATGACATAGATTCATTAAAAGAATTTGGTTTTTGTTCCGGTATTGAAAATTACTCAAGACATATGGATCAAAGAAAAGAAGGTGAAAAACCATTTACTTTATTAGATTATTTACCTAAAGATACGTTAATTTTTATAGATGAATCTCATATTACAGTTCCACAATTAAAGGCGATGTATAAAGGAGATTTTCAAAGAAAAAGCAATTTAGTTGATTATGGTTTTAGACTTCCGTCCGCTTTAGATAATAGACCTTTAAAATTTGAAGAATTTCAAGAAATAGAAAATCAAATAATTTATATTTCAGCTACTCCTGCTGAATATGAAACAGATTTAACTAACGGAGAGGTCATTAAACAAATAATAAGGCCAACAGGACTTTTAGATCCAATTGTTGAAATTAAACCAACCATAAATCAAATAGAAGAAATATACAAACAAATTAATATTCAAATAAAAAATAAGGAAAGAACTATAATAATAACTGGTAAGAAAAAAACAGCAGAAATGCTTTCTACAAATTTAAGAGAAAAAGGCTTTAAATCGGCTTATATTCACTCTGAACATAATACTTTTGAAAGAAATGAAATTTTAAGAAAGTTAAGAAAAGGAATTTTTGACGTTATTGTTGGTGTTAACTTATTAAGAGAGGGTATTGATTTACCAGAAGTATCTTTAATAATGATTTTAGAAGCTGATGCTAATTCTTTTGCAAGAACTAAATCAGCACTAATTCAAATGATAGGTAGGGTCGCTAGAAATGATCATGGTAGAGCTATACTATTTGCAGACACTATAACTAATAATATAAAAGAAACTTTAAAAGAAAATGAAGTTAATCGTCAAATTCAAATGGAATATAACTTGAAAAATAACATAGTGCCTAAAACAGTTATTAAACCTATAACAGATCCAATCCAATCTTTAGAAGTAAAAGAAAGTTTAGAAAAAATTAATCAAAAGAAAACTAAAAAAGAAATTGACAAAATAATAAAAGGATTAATAAAAGAAAAAGAACGTTTAATTGCTAATGATGATTTAGAGAACGCTATTAGAATTAGAGATTTAATATTTGAGTTAGAAAACGAAAAATAA
- the prfA gene encoding peptide chain release factor 1, which translates to MENSMYKSLLSIKEKYEELNNKLLDETLMQDIKKYTQITREISSIKAIVETFDKYLLLENNLKEAKSLLSEKDPEIINFAKSEISSAEEKMPILEKELIILLLPKDENDERNVIMEIRGAAGGDEANIFAGDLFKMYSKWADANDMNVKVLDSTFAASGGFTQIVFSISGEKAYSKLKFESGVHRVQRIPETETQGRVHTSTATVTVMPEADEDVEIEINTSDIRVDTFRSSGAGGQSVNTTDSAVRITHIPTGVIATSQDGRSQIANKELAMKILKTRLYELEIRKKQEVEGAFRKLAGSGARSEKIRTYNYPQDRITDHRIGFSTSLKNVIVGQLNPIIEALLAEEQAEKIKNAGL; encoded by the coding sequence ATGGAAAATTCAATGTATAAATCTTTACTTTCTATAAAAGAAAAATATGAAGAATTAAATAATAAATTATTAGACGAAACATTAATGCAAGATATAAAAAAATATACTCAAATAACAAGAGAAATTTCTTCCATTAAAGCAATTGTAGAGACATTTGATAAATATTTATTGTTAGAAAATAACTTAAAGGAGGCTAAAAGTTTACTTTCAGAAAAAGATCCTGAAATTATAAATTTTGCAAAATCAGAAATTTCAAGTGCTGAAGAAAAAATGCCTATTTTAGAAAAAGAATTAATTATTCTTTTATTACCAAAAGATGAAAATGATGAAAGAAATGTCATAATGGAAATTAGAGGAGCAGCAGGAGGAGACGAAGCAAATATTTTTGCAGGTGATTTATTTAAAATGTATTCTAAGTGAGCTGATGCAAATGACATGAATGTGAAAGTTTTAGATTCTACTTTTGCTGCTTCCGGAGGATTTACTCAAATTGTTTTTTCAATAAGTGGAGAAAAGGCTTATTCTAAGTTAAAGTTTGAATCAGGAGTACATAGAGTACAAAGAATTCCAGAAACCGAAACACAAGGAAGAGTTCATACATCTACTGCTACTGTTACTGTTATGCCTGAAGCAGATGAAGATGTAGAAATTGAGATAAACACTAGCGATATAAGAGTAGATACATTTAGGTCTTCAGGTGCGGGTGGTCAATCAGTTAATACCACAGATTCAGCTGTTAGAATTACCCATATACCAACTGGAGTTATAGCTACATCACAAGATGGAAGAAGTCAAATTGCAAACAAAGAATTAGCAATGAAAATTTTAAAAACAAGATTATATGAATTAGAAATTAGAAAAAAACAAGAAGTAGAAGGCGCTTTTAGAAAATTAGCAGGTTCTGGAGCAAGAAGTGAAAAAATTAGAACCTATAATTATCCTCAAGATAGAATAACAGACCATAGAATTGGATTTTCAACTTCATTAAAAAATGTTATTGTAGGGCAACTTAACCCTATAATTGAAGCTTTATTAGCGGAAGAACAAGCGGAAAAAATTAAAAATGCCGGACTTTAA
- a CDS encoding leucine-rich repeat domain-containing protein: MKKRLFALTPLIMFTPFSLIACAQNDPSQQATSFINKKDIEGNYINIKLNEENETFTLDLSKENIKIINSNSFLDGQKTRVFFKNQVIKDDKGNDYTITKKYYLTKIIFPSSLEKIEESAFRNTTLLEEKFQIQELDFSLATSLKEIGDSAFEGNNIISLTLPDSLERISNLAFANNNISELNISENSNLRNIGISAFFNNKIENLNFKSDKIKFIAKSSFEKNVINSLNFNEKVTGLTIEKSAFKNNSISISNVEEISKNETNKINENYK; this comes from the coding sequence ATGAAAAAAAGATTATTTGCATTAACACCTTTAATAATGTTTACTCCTTTTAGTTTAATTGCTTGTGCACAAAACGACCCTTCTCAACAAGCTACAAGCTTTATAAATAAAAAAGATATTGAAGGAAACTATATTAATATAAAATTAAATGAAGAAAACGAAACATTTACTTTAGATCTATCTAAAGAAAATATAAAAATTATTAATAGCAATAGTTTTCTAGACGGTCAAAAAACAAGAGTTTTTTTTAAAAACCAAGTAATTAAAGATGATAAAGGAAATGATTATACAATAACAAAAAAATATTATTTAACTAAAATAATTTTCCCTTCTTCGCTGGAAAAAATAGAAGAATCTGCATTTAGAAATACCACTTTATTAGAAGAAAAATTTCAAATACAAGAATTGGATTTTTCATTAGCAACTTCTTTGAAAGAAATAGGAGATTCAGCTTTTGAAGGAAATAATATTATTTCATTAACTTTACCGGATTCATTAGAAAGAATTTCCAATTTAGCATTTGCTAATAATAATATTTCTGAATTAAATATTTCTGAAAATTCTAATTTAAGAAATATAGGTATTTCAGCTTTTTTCAATAATAAAATAGAAAATTTAAACTTTAAATCAGATAAAATTAAATTTATTGCTAAAAGTTCCTTTGAAAAAAATGTTATTAATTCTTTAAATTTTAATGAAAAAGTAACTGGTTTAACAATTGAAAAAAGCGCTTTTAAAAATAATTCTATATCCATTTCTAATGTAGAAGAAATTTCTAAAAATGAAACTAATAAAATTAATGAAAACTATAAATAA